A DNA window from Streptomyces parvus contains the following coding sequences:
- a CDS encoding aldo/keto reductase — protein sequence MSGTPVHTLNDGTRLPAVGLGTYPLDDAAAEEAVAGALELGYRLVDTALNYGNETGTGRGITRSGVPREEVVVTTKVPGRHQGYEETLASFEESRARLGVEYVDLYLIHWPLPRVDKYVDTWKAMIRLRQDGLVRSIGVSNFTAAHLERLERETGVLPSVNQIEMHPLLPQEELRAVHAAKGIVTESWSPLARGREVLEDPSIVAIADDHGVTPGQVVLRWHTQLGAVPVPKSADPGRQGENLDLFGFELTAQELTTIASGRQRRFGGDPESHEEF from the coding sequence ATGTCCGGCACACCGGTTCACACGCTCAATGACGGCACACGGCTCCCCGCGGTGGGGCTCGGCACCTACCCGCTGGACGACGCGGCGGCCGAGGAGGCCGTCGCCGGGGCCCTGGAGCTGGGCTACCGGCTGGTCGACACGGCCCTCAACTACGGCAACGAGACCGGCACCGGCCGGGGCATCACCCGCAGCGGCGTCCCCCGCGAGGAGGTCGTCGTCACCACGAAGGTGCCCGGCCGGCATCAGGGGTACGAGGAGACGCTCGCCTCGTTCGAGGAGTCGCGGGCCCGCCTGGGCGTCGAGTACGTCGACCTGTATCTGATCCACTGGCCGCTCCCCCGCGTCGACAAGTACGTGGACACCTGGAAGGCGATGATCCGGCTCCGCCAGGACGGTCTCGTCCGCTCCATCGGCGTCTCCAACTTCACCGCGGCGCATCTGGAACGGCTGGAGCGGGAGACGGGGGTGCTGCCCTCGGTGAACCAGATCGAGATGCATCCCCTGCTTCCGCAGGAGGAGCTGCGGGCCGTGCACGCCGCGAAGGGCATCGTGACCGAGAGCTGGAGCCCGCTGGCCCGGGGCCGGGAGGTGCTGGAGGACCCCTCGATCGTGGCGATCGCGGACGACCACGGGGTGACGCCCGGCCAGGTGGTGCTGCGCTGGCACACCCAGCTGGGCGCGGTGCCCGTCCCGAAGTCCGCGGACCCGGGACGGCAGGGCGAGAACCTCGATCTGTTCGGGTTCGAGCTGACGGCGCAGGAGTTGACGACGATCGCGTCCGGACGGCAGCGGCGGTTCGGCGGCGACCCGGAGTCCCACGAGGAGTTCTGA
- a CDS encoding SDR family NAD(P)-dependent oxidoreductase produces the protein MSSKASSTRSALLSGTAPAAVPAGLPHRAALVTGGSRGIGAAIALRLAQDGADVAVTYVQDEEAARAVVAKIEGFGRRGVALHCDAADADAAADAVHRAADALGRLDVLVNNAGIGILGPISTLAGPDVDRTLTVNVRAAFLACRAAAERLADGGRVISVGSALSRYAGGPGSTLYGLSKSALTGLTKPLARELGPRGITVNVIQPGAVDTDLNPADGPLAEGQRAANALGRFGTTEEIASLVAYLVSAEAGFITGTELVVDGGHAA, from the coding sequence ATGTCCAGCAAGGCTTCCAGCACCCGTTCCGCACTCCTGTCCGGCACCGCCCCCGCAGCCGTCCCCGCCGGTCTTCCGCACCGGGCCGCCCTGGTCACCGGGGGCAGCCGGGGCATCGGCGCCGCGATCGCGCTGCGGCTCGCCCAGGACGGCGCGGACGTCGCCGTCACCTATGTACAGGACGAGGAGGCGGCCCGTGCGGTCGTCGCGAAGATCGAGGGCTTCGGCCGCCGGGGCGTCGCCCTGCATTGCGACGCGGCGGACGCCGACGCGGCCGCCGACGCCGTGCACCGGGCGGCGGACGCGCTCGGCCGACTGGACGTCCTGGTCAACAACGCGGGCATCGGCATCCTCGGCCCGATCTCCACGCTCGCCGGACCGGACGTGGACCGGACGCTGACGGTGAACGTCCGAGCGGCCTTCCTCGCCTGCCGGGCGGCGGCGGAGCGGCTGGCCGACGGTGGCCGCGTCATCTCCGTGGGTTCCGCCCTGAGCCGGTACGCGGGCGGGCCCGGCTCCACCCTCTACGGGCTCAGCAAGTCCGCGCTGACGGGGCTGACCAAGCCGCTCGCCAGGGAGCTGGGGCCGCGCGGCATCACCGTGAACGTGATCCAGCCGGGGGCCGTGGACACCGACCTCAACCCGGCCGACGGGCCGTTGGCCGAGGGCCAGCGCGCGGCGAACGCGCTGGGCCGCTTCGGCACGACGGAGGAGATCGCCTCGCTCGTCGCCTACCTCGTGAGCGCCGAGGCGGGCTTCATCACGGGCACCGAGCTCGTCGTGGACGGCGGCCACGCGGCCTGA
- a CDS encoding TetR/AcrR family transcriptional regulator: protein MVSVRADGRVERGNQTRQLVLGRAVQIASVEGLEGLSLGRLATELGLSKSGVFALFGSKEGLQLATVRGAVAVYVDHVLRPTRSVPPGLGRVWRMCEAWIAYSRDRVFRGGCFFYAATAEFDARRGRVHDALASAQTGWVTFVEETIEEARAAGELAGETDVCQLAFEVIALLELANAESVLQNNSLGYDKAARAILARLRAAATDPALLPLR from the coding sequence ATGGTGTCGGTAAGAGCGGACGGGCGGGTCGAGCGGGGGAACCAGACCCGGCAGTTGGTCCTGGGACGGGCGGTGCAGATCGCCTCGGTCGAAGGTCTTGAGGGCTTGTCGCTGGGACGGTTGGCCACCGAGCTGGGGCTGAGCAAGAGCGGGGTGTTCGCGCTGTTCGGCTCGAAGGAGGGGCTCCAGCTGGCCACCGTGCGGGGAGCGGTGGCCGTCTACGTCGACCATGTGCTGCGCCCCACCCGGTCGGTGCCGCCGGGGCTCGGGCGGGTCTGGCGGATGTGCGAGGCGTGGATCGCGTACTCCCGCGACCGGGTGTTCCGGGGCGGCTGCTTCTTCTACGCCGCCACGGCCGAGTTCGACGCCCGCAGGGGCCGGGTGCACGACGCCCTGGCGTCCGCGCAGACGGGCTGGGTCACCTTCGTGGAGGAGACGATCGAGGAGGCCAGGGCCGCCGGGGAGCTGGCCGGGGAGACCGACGTGTGCCAGCTGGCATTCGAGGTGATCGCGCTGCTGGAGCTGGCCAACGCCGAGTCGGTGCTCCAGAACAACAGCCTCGGCTACGACAAGGCGGCCCGCGCCATCCTGGCACGCCTGCGAGCGGCGGCGACGGACCCCGCGCTGCTGCCGTTACGGTGA
- a CDS encoding DMT family transporter, producing MSAAAVPAGSLSPRRAWVADLPVLAVAAVWGASYLAAKGITTTHTVVAVLVLRLAIVLPVLVAVGRRKLRALTGAQWRGAGVLGLVLSGIFLLETYGVVRTSATNAGLIISLTMIFTPLAEAAVTRVRPSPGCVAAAGLSVAGVVLLTQGGGFTSPSAGDLLMLFAALARTLHVLAMARIRALQDADSLSLTTVQLGSAVAVFAVLAALPGTGASPWSTVVGFGAREWAGLVFLSVFCTLFAFFVQMWSVRRTSPSRVGLLLGTEPLWAAAVGMSLGGEQLGAPGVAGAVLVLAGTAWGRRAALVRS from the coding sequence GTGTCCGCTGCCGCCGTGCCCGCCGGGAGCCTCTCCCCGCGCCGCGCCTGGGTCGCCGACCTGCCCGTGCTGGCGGTCGCCGCGGTCTGGGGCGCGAGCTATCTCGCCGCCAAGGGCATCACCACCACGCACACCGTCGTCGCCGTCCTCGTCCTGCGCCTCGCGATCGTGCTGCCGGTGCTCGTTGCGGTCGGACGGCGCAAGCTGCGGGCGCTGACCGGTGCGCAGTGGCGGGGCGCCGGAGTGCTGGGTCTGGTGCTGAGCGGGATCTTCCTGCTGGAGACGTACGGGGTGGTGCGCACCTCCGCCACCAACGCCGGGCTGATCATCAGCCTGACCATGATCTTCACACCGCTGGCCGAGGCCGCCGTGACCCGCGTCCGCCCGTCACCCGGATGCGTCGCCGCGGCCGGGCTCTCCGTCGCCGGAGTGGTCCTGCTGACCCAGGGCGGCGGGTTCACCAGCCCCTCGGCCGGCGACCTCCTGATGCTCTTCGCCGCGCTCGCCCGTACGCTCCACGTCCTGGCCATGGCCCGGATCAGGGCGCTACAGGACGCCGACTCGCTCTCCCTGACCACCGTCCAGCTCGGCAGCGCGGTCGCCGTCTTCGCCGTCCTCGCGGCACTCCCCGGCACCGGAGCCTCACCGTGGAGCACGGTCGTGGGCTTCGGTGCCCGGGAGTGGGCGGGCCTCGTCTTCCTCTCGGTGTTCTGCACGCTGTTCGCGTTCTTCGTGCAGATGTGGTCCGTACGCCGCACCTCGCCGTCCCGGGTCGGTCTGCTGCTCGGTACGGAACCGCTGTGGGCCGCCGCCGTCGGCATGAGCCTCGGCGGAGAACAGCTCGGCGCCCCGGGGGTGGCCGGGGCCGTCCTCGTCCTGGCGGGCACCGCGTGGGGGCGGCGCGCCGCCCTGGTCAGGTCTTGA
- a CDS encoding histidine kinase, whose product MTRTEYRWLLPSAMADPELPDDRVRTRRTVRDWAVDITAFLIAAGIGMLALGTIEADDTTADAVVFVDSIVGAVACCALWLRRRWPLGLAVALTLVSVVEPVAAGALLVALFSLAVHRPFKPVAIVGALALVLVPLQPFLRPDPTTSFLASVVFGVLLILLVISWGMAVRSRRQLVVSLRERARRAEAEAELRAEQAQRLAREAIAREMHDVLAHRLTLLSVHAGALEFRPDAPAAVVGRAAGVIRDSAHEALQDLREIIGVLRGPGDTDEAHRPQPTLATLDALVAESRLAGMKVAVDNRVTEPRGAPAATGRTVYRIAQEALTNARKHAPGTEVSLTVTGGPGDGLTVEVVNPAPTEPIERVPGSGQGLIGLTERATLAGGELEHGPTKDGGFAVRARLPWPAA is encoded by the coding sequence ATGACGCGCACCGAGTACCGCTGGCTGCTTCCGTCGGCGATGGCCGACCCCGAGCTGCCGGACGACCGGGTCCGGACGCGGCGGACCGTGCGGGACTGGGCCGTCGACATCACGGCCTTCCTCATCGCCGCGGGCATCGGCATGCTGGCCCTCGGTACGATCGAGGCCGATGACACCACGGCCGACGCCGTCGTCTTCGTGGACTCGATCGTCGGCGCGGTGGCCTGCTGCGCCCTCTGGCTCCGGCGGCGCTGGCCCCTCGGACTCGCCGTCGCCCTGACTCTCGTGTCCGTCGTCGAGCCCGTGGCAGCCGGGGCCCTGCTGGTCGCCCTCTTCAGTCTGGCCGTCCACCGCCCGTTCAAGCCGGTCGCGATCGTGGGGGCGCTCGCACTGGTCCTGGTGCCGCTGCAACCGTTCCTGCGCCCCGACCCGACGACGTCCTTCCTCGCCTCGGTCGTCTTCGGCGTCCTGCTGATCCTCCTGGTGATCAGCTGGGGCATGGCCGTACGGTCCCGGCGCCAGCTCGTCGTCAGCCTCCGCGAACGGGCCCGCCGCGCCGAGGCCGAGGCGGAGCTGCGCGCCGAACAGGCCCAGCGCCTCGCCCGGGAGGCCATCGCCCGCGAGATGCACGACGTCCTGGCCCACCGGCTGACCCTGCTCAGCGTGCACGCCGGGGCCCTCGAATTCCGGCCCGACGCCCCCGCCGCCGTGGTCGGCCGGGCGGCCGGCGTCATCCGGGACAGCGCCCACGAGGCCCTCCAGGACCTCCGCGAGATCATCGGCGTCCTGCGCGGACCCGGCGACACCGACGAGGCCCACCGGCCCCAGCCCACCCTCGCCACCCTGGACGCCCTCGTCGCCGAATCCCGGCTCGCGGGTATGAAGGTCGCCGTCGACAACCGGGTCACCGAACCCCGGGGCGCCCCCGCCGCCACCGGCCGCACCGTCTACCGCATCGCGCAGGAGGCCCTGACCAACGCCCGTAAACACGCGCCCGGCACGGAGGTCTCCCTCACCGTGACCGGCGGCCCCGGCGACGGCCTCACCGTCGAGGTGGTGAACCCGGCCCCCACCGAACCCATCGAACGGGTCCCCGGCTCCGGCCAGGGGCTCATCGGCCTCACCGAACGCGCCACCCTCGCCGGAGGAGAGCTGGAGCACGGCCCGACGAAGGACGGCGGCTTCGCGGTCCGGGCCCGACTGCCGTGGCCCGCCGCGTGA
- a CDS encoding response regulator transcription factor, with amino-acid sequence MNAPASPTPPASSAPVRLLIVDDDPLVRAGLTLMLGGDRGIDIVGEGADGEEVEELVERLRPDVVLMDIRMPVMDGLTATERLRRRPDAPEVVVLTTFHADEQVLRAIRAGAAGFVLKDTPPARIVDSVRRVAAGDPVLSPAVTRQLMARAAGGGRDGRAGRAHRARRRFGQLAEREQEVAVAVGRGGSNAEIAASLYLSVATVKTHVSRILAKLELNNRVQIALLVHDAGLLDTDDGGGSRLG; translated from the coding sequence ATGAACGCCCCCGCGTCCCCGACACCCCCGGCCTCCTCCGCGCCCGTCCGCCTGCTGATCGTCGACGACGACCCGCTGGTCCGGGCGGGACTGACCCTGATGCTCGGCGGCGACCGGGGCATCGACATCGTCGGGGAGGGAGCGGACGGCGAGGAGGTCGAGGAGCTGGTCGAGCGGCTGCGCCCCGACGTCGTCCTGATGGACATCCGGATGCCGGTCATGGACGGACTCACCGCGACCGAGCGGCTGCGCCGCCGGCCCGACGCCCCGGAAGTCGTCGTGCTGACCACCTTCCACGCCGATGAACAGGTGCTCCGCGCCATCCGGGCCGGGGCGGCGGGATTCGTCCTGAAAGACACCCCGCCGGCCCGGATCGTCGACTCGGTCCGCCGGGTCGCGGCCGGTGACCCGGTCCTCTCACCCGCCGTCACCCGCCAGTTGATGGCCCGCGCCGCCGGGGGCGGGCGCGACGGCCGGGCCGGCCGCGCCCACCGGGCACGCAGGCGTTTCGGCCAACTTGCCGAGCGGGAGCAGGAGGTCGCGGTCGCCGTCGGACGCGGCGGCTCCAACGCGGAGATCGCGGCCTCTCTCTACCTCAGCGTCGCCACCGTCAAGACCCACGTCTCCCGGATTCTCGCGAAACTCGAACTCAACAACCGTGTCCAGATCGCACTGTTGGTCCACGATGCGGGGCTCCTCGACACGGACGACGGCGGTGGGAGCCGCCTAGGGTGA
- a CDS encoding cytochrome P450, translating to MAELDLRELPDFTADPYPYYAKLRAEGPVHTVRTEDMERIWLIVGHEEGRAALADQRFGKEWRTTGRWEAFEAQLSANMLELDAPHHTRLRRLVVREFTARRMEALRPRVTEITDRLLDAMVPQGSADLVDALAFPLPMTVICELLGVPDIDRDAFRALSNGIVTPTREQRDADPVGAMNAYLVDLIADKRRSPGEDLLSALIRTTDEDGDSLSSAELVGMAFLLLVAGHETTVNLIANGVRALLGHPDQLALLRAEPGLIDGAVEEMLRYDGPVETATFRFAREPVTVGSTVIPRDAAVLVALASADRDPTRFPAPDTFDIRREPQGHLAFGHGAHYCLGAPLARMEARVAIGALLERCPGLAHDPSGGELDWLPGLLMRGTRSLPVRW from the coding sequence ATGGCCGAGCTCGACCTGCGCGAACTGCCGGACTTCACCGCCGACCCCTACCCGTACTACGCCAAGCTCCGCGCCGAGGGGCCGGTGCACACCGTGCGCACCGAGGACATGGAGCGGATCTGGCTGATCGTCGGACACGAGGAGGGCCGCGCCGCCCTCGCCGACCAGAGGTTCGGCAAGGAGTGGCGCACCACCGGACGCTGGGAGGCGTTCGAGGCCCAGCTGAGCGCCAACATGCTGGAGCTGGACGCCCCGCACCACACCCGGCTGCGCCGGCTCGTCGTCCGCGAGTTCACCGCCCGGCGCATGGAGGCGCTGCGCCCGCGCGTCACCGAGATCACCGACCGGCTCCTCGACGCGATGGTGCCGCAGGGCTCCGCCGACCTGGTCGACGCGCTCGCCTTCCCGCTGCCGATGACCGTGATCTGCGAACTCCTCGGCGTCCCGGACATCGACCGGGACGCCTTCCGGGCGCTCTCGAACGGCATCGTCACGCCCACCCGCGAGCAGCGGGACGCCGACCCGGTCGGCGCGATGAACGCCTACCTCGTCGACCTCATCGCGGACAAACGCCGTTCGCCCGGCGAGGACCTGCTGAGCGCCCTGATCCGGACCACCGACGAGGACGGCGACAGCCTCTCCTCCGCCGAACTGGTCGGCATGGCCTTCCTGTTGCTCGTCGCGGGCCACGAGACCACCGTCAACCTGATCGCCAACGGGGTCCGGGCCCTGCTCGGCCACCCCGACCAGCTCGCCCTGCTGCGCGCCGAACCGGGGCTCATCGACGGCGCGGTGGAGGAGATGCTGCGCTACGACGGGCCCGTGGAGACCGCCACCTTCCGCTTCGCCCGGGAGCCGGTGACCGTCGGTTCCACCGTGATCCCGCGCGACGCCGCGGTGCTCGTCGCCCTGGCCTCCGCCGACCGCGACCCCACCCGCTTCCCGGCCCCGGACACCTTCGACATCCGCCGCGAGCCCCAGGGGCACCTGGCCTTCGGCCACGGTGCGCACTACTGCCTGGGCGCACCGCTCGCCCGGATGGAGGCCCGCGTCGCGATCGGCGCCCTGCTGGAACGCTGCCCCGGCCTCGCCCACGACCCGTCCGGCGGCGAGCTGGACTGGCTCCCGGGCCTGCTGATGCGCGGCACCCGGAGCCTGCCGGTGCGGTGGTGA
- a CDS encoding cytochrome P450: MTTEPLVDLAALGEQFTRDPYPAYAALRAKGPVHRVRIPEGADAWLVVGYEAGRALLADQRLSKHWSRASPTLGVGKVSAGSSMLGSDAPDHTRLRKLVAREFTPRRVEQLVPRIKEMTDELLDAMLAAPDRSADLVEALSFPLPMSVICELLGVPFLDREDFRTWSGQAVSSIDPSVRASSTQAMTAYIAGLLADKRERPGDDLLSALIHTADEDGDRLSGEELIGMAWLLLVAGHETTVNLITNGVHNLLAHPDQLALLRADFSLIDNAVEEILRFEGPVETPTYRFTTEPIEVGGTVIPGGGELVLVAMSDANRDPDRYPGGDRFDITRDARGHIAFGHGIHYCLGAPLARIEARTAIRSLLERCPELRLTADPATLTWRAGMLMRGPLSLPVGW, encoded by the coding sequence TTGACCACCGAGCCCCTGGTCGATCTCGCCGCGCTCGGCGAGCAGTTCACCCGCGATCCCTACCCCGCCTACGCCGCCCTGCGCGCCAAGGGTCCGGTCCACCGGGTGCGGATCCCCGAGGGCGCGGACGCCTGGCTCGTCGTCGGGTACGAGGCGGGCCGCGCCCTCCTCGCCGACCAGCGGCTCTCCAAGCACTGGAGCCGCGCCTCGCCCACGCTCGGGGTCGGCAAGGTGTCCGCGGGCTCCTCGATGCTCGGCTCCGACGCCCCGGACCACACCCGGCTGCGCAAGCTTGTCGCCCGTGAGTTCACCCCGCGCCGCGTGGAGCAACTGGTACCGCGGATAAAGGAGATGACCGACGAGCTGCTGGACGCGATGCTCGCGGCTCCGGACCGGTCGGCCGATCTCGTCGAGGCGCTGTCCTTCCCGCTGCCCATGTCGGTGATCTGTGAGCTGCTCGGTGTGCCGTTCCTGGACCGTGAGGACTTCCGTACCTGGTCGGGACAGGCTGTCTCCTCCATCGACCCGTCCGTGCGCGCGTCCTCCACCCAGGCCATGACCGCGTACATCGCCGGTCTGCTGGCCGACAAGCGCGAGAGGCCCGGCGACGACCTGCTGAGCGCGCTGATCCACACCGCCGACGAGGACGGCGACCGGCTGTCCGGCGAGGAACTGATCGGCATGGCATGGCTGTTGCTCGTCGCCGGGCACGAGACCACCGTCAACCTCATCACCAACGGCGTGCACAACCTCCTCGCGCACCCCGATCAACTGGCGCTCCTGCGCGCGGACTTCTCCCTGATCGACAACGCCGTCGAGGAGATCCTGCGCTTCGAGGGGCCGGTGGAGACCCCTACCTACCGCTTCACCACCGAACCGATCGAGGTGGGCGGCACGGTCATCCCCGGCGGCGGCGAGCTGGTCCTGGTCGCGATGTCGGACGCCAACCGGGACCCCGACCGCTACCCCGGCGGGGACCGCTTCGACATCACCCGGGACGCCCGGGGCCACATCGCCTTCGGGCACGGTATCCACTACTGCCTGGGCGCGCCGCTGGCCCGCATCGAGGCCCGGACCGCCATCCGGTCGCTGCTGGAGCGCTGCCCCGAGCTGCGGCTGACCGCCGACCCGGCGACGCTGACCTGGCGTGCCGGGATGCTGATGCGGGGGCCGCTGAGCCTTCCGGTCGGCTGGTAG
- a CDS encoding Gfo/Idh/MocA family oxidoreductase, which yields MRIGLIGTGRIGTFHAEVLSRHPAVDALLLADADPERAAAAAGRTGATAVSVDALFTGAGEAQGPPDAVVICSATAAHAGLIARAARAGLPVFCEKPIALDLPGTLAALAEVEEAGSLLQLGFMRRFDSGYGEARAAVREGRLGRLHTVRTVTSDPTPPPAAYLPLSGGLYRDCLVHDFDILRWVTGREVSEVSATGSDTGPAMFREAGDVDTAAALLTLDDGTLATATATRCNGAGYDVRMELAGELDQLAVGLDDRTPLTSAEPGGPGAPAKPWPGFLERFAPAYEAELDAFLRVVRGELANPCDGREALHALRIAEACEVSRRERRAVALTEIPGG from the coding sequence ATGCGCATCGGACTGATCGGAACGGGACGGATCGGCACATTCCACGCGGAGGTGCTGAGCCGTCACCCCGCCGTGGACGCCCTGCTGCTGGCGGACGCGGACCCCGAGCGGGCCGCCGCCGCGGCCGGGCGGACGGGGGCCACGGCCGTCTCCGTGGACGCCTTGTTCACGGGAGCGGGCGAGGCCCAGGGGCCGCCCGACGCCGTCGTGATCTGTTCGGCGACCGCCGCCCACGCCGGGCTCATCGCGCGGGCCGCCCGCGCCGGACTGCCGGTCTTCTGCGAGAAGCCGATCGCCCTGGACCTGCCCGGCACGCTCGCCGCGCTGGCGGAGGTCGAGGAGGCGGGGAGCCTGCTCCAGCTCGGCTTCATGCGGCGCTTCGACTCCGGGTACGGCGAGGCCAGGGCCGCCGTGCGGGAGGGGAGGCTCGGCCGGCTGCACACCGTCCGGACGGTCACCTCCGATCCCACGCCGCCGCCCGCCGCCTACCTCCCGCTCTCCGGCGGGCTGTACCGCGACTGCCTGGTCCACGACTTCGACATCCTGCGCTGGGTGACGGGCCGCGAGGTGAGCGAGGTGTCCGCCACCGGCTCGGACACCGGGCCCGCGATGTTCCGGGAGGCCGGGGACGTGGACACGGCAGCCGCCCTGCTCACCCTCGACGACGGGACGCTCGCCACCGCCACCGCGACCCGGTGCAACGGCGCCGGGTACGACGTACGGATGGAGCTGGCCGGCGAACTGGACCAGCTCGCCGTCGGTCTGGACGACCGCACGCCGCTGACCTCGGCCGAGCCGGGCGGCCCCGGCGCCCCGGCGAAACCCTGGCCCGGCTTCCTGGAACGGTTCGCCCCGGCGTACGAGGCGGAGCTGGACGCGTTCCTGCGCGTGGTCCGCGGCGAGCTGGCCAATCCGTGCGACGGGCGGGAGGCCCTGCACGCCCTGCGGATCGCCGAGGCGTGCGAGGTCTCCCGCCGTGAACGCCGGGCGGTGGCGCTGACCGAGATCCCCGGCGGCTGA
- a CDS encoding GntR family transcriptional regulator: protein MTAHGTDRPLPLSVDRTSPVPLYFQLAQQLEAAVEQGRLAPGALLGNEIDLAARLGLSRPTVRQAIQTLVDKGLMVRRRGVGTQVVHSQVRRPLELSSLYDDLEAAGQRPATAVLRNTTEPATAEVAAALGVAEGSEVHLVERLRSAHGEPMALLRNHLPQGLVPLRTEELEATGLYRLMRAGGITLHSARQSVGARAATAGEAGVLDEEPGAPLLTMGRVTYDDTGRVVEFGSHVYRAARYAFEFQLLVRP from the coding sequence GTGACCGCACATGGAACCGACCGGCCGCTGCCGCTGAGCGTGGACCGCACCAGCCCGGTGCCGCTCTACTTCCAGCTGGCGCAGCAGCTGGAGGCGGCCGTGGAACAGGGCCGGCTGGCCCCCGGCGCCCTGCTCGGAAACGAGATCGACCTCGCCGCCCGCCTCGGCCTGTCCCGGCCGACCGTCCGCCAGGCCATCCAGACGCTGGTCGACAAGGGGCTGATGGTCCGCCGCAGGGGGGTCGGCACCCAGGTCGTGCACAGCCAGGTCCGCCGCCCGCTGGAGCTCAGCTCGCTCTACGACGACCTGGAGGCGGCGGGCCAGCGCCCCGCCACCGCGGTCCTGCGCAACACGACGGAACCGGCCACGGCCGAGGTCGCCGCCGCGCTCGGGGTCGCCGAGGGCAGCGAGGTCCACCTGGTGGAGCGGCTGCGGAGCGCGCACGGCGAACCGATGGCGCTCCTGCGCAACCACCTGCCGCAGGGGCTGGTGCCCCTGCGCACCGAGGAGCTGGAGGCCACCGGCCTCTACCGGCTGATGCGCGCCGGTGGCATCACGCTGCACAGCGCCCGCCAGTCGGTGGGGGCGCGCGCCGCGACGGCGGGGGAGGCGGGTGTGCTGGACGAGGAGCCGGGGGCGCCGCTGCTGACGATGGGGCGGGTGACGTACGACGACACGGGGCGGGTGGTGGAGTTCGGGTCACACGTCTACCGGGCGGCGCGGTACGCGTTCGAATTCCAACTCCTGGTCCGCCCGTAA